The Aspergillus flavus chromosome 6, complete sequence nucleotide sequence GTATTGCAAGAAAAGGGTGTTGAGTGCCTCCAGGTTCATTATCAAATCTTGCAACGTGTTAAATCTCGATCGCTGACTGTGATAAATGTGTTcatcaaaaagaaagtaaacaACATCATGGATGACATCCTTTTCACTGTTCTCATAATCGGGCCTTAGCATATCGGTGTCCCGTGCATCCGAAGACAGTCCAAGCAAGGCAAACACCCTGTCACGGGGGAGGCGCGCTTCACTCGCACTGAACTTTTGTAGGAGGGTATAAAGATCCTGGTTCATGTTCCACCATGTACCATTTCTTGATGGTCCAGGCATTATATCCAAGACCGCTTGGGATTGTGTATTCGGGATTATGTCAATTAACAAAGGGGCGAGGGGGAAGATGTGTGCCGAGACAGACTTTTGTCCACAACACACCAAGCCAGCTCTTGCATTGGCAACTTCTTGTAAGATCCACACTCTCCTAAACCAAGGTCTGCTcagaagctcctccagaCCTTGACGTTGTCGCGTTCGGAGGTCTGGATACTTGTCCTTCAAACGAGGCTGTACACTTGACCAGAGGTCTGCCCAGCGTGGGTCCGTTAGTTCCCACGTCCTACACGCATACCCAGTACTTTCCTTCTGGAGCTGGTGTAGCGAATCCAGAACCACATTCGTGTCGTATGTTGGCTGCCCCAGCCAAAAGATGACTCTTTCTGCCTGCTTGTATATATCTCCCATGTGTCGAACCTGATGTCCACGCTCTTTATGGTTGGCTTGGTCGATGCAAATACCATCCACCCATAGGATGCGATCCTCATCTTGAAGGCGAAGGTGCTGGAGCGCGAGGTATAAGTTTAGCGTAACCCCAAGAATCTTTCCGTTCATTTGTACGCTCTCCACAATTTCGGTAGAACCCCACGTATAGGAAAGAGCTTCGTATGAAATAGCGCTCTGCTCCGGGTAGAGCCATACCTGGAAGAGCTCGCAGTGGATATCAGGCCCGTCCCCGTGGCAAAGACGGACGAGGCGAAAGGCTGGCCCATCCAGGTCGAGAGGTTCGTATTTGAACGAGTCCATTTTCTGATTGCGATGCGCATGAAGACACAATTTATCTGGACGTATGGCTGAGGGCGTCGTCCAgatggagagagaaatgTAGTGATGAAGGAGATAACGATACGGTGTGGGTATGTGATAGATCTGCAGAGGTACGGTGGCTGTGTCATCTCAGCCTTGTCTTGTGTTTCCTATCACGGTATAGCCCAACAGCACTAATGCACAGTTTCGTAAATGTGTAATGTGGCTGTGTTGGATGGTGTCTATGTGCTCTATTGGATATAGACTCATGTTCAACGTTGATACACCTCCTTCTTTCAAGCGGCCAAACAGAGACCCCGTTAGACTCTGGAATAAAACCCTGTGAAGGATTATCCTCTTCTTGGGTAGCCTGTAGTATCGTACGCCTACTATACTGAGAGCCGGTCCGGGATGGGTTACTTATAGTAGACTTTATAGGCCTCATGAGAGCGAACTTGCTATTCAATAAGTAGCTCAGACATTCATATATGTACAGAGATGTAGGGAGCAGTTTATGAGATAGGGACTGGCTATCTTGTATCTGTACTTATTTATTCACCTAATATACTCTGTCAAGGCTGAGAAGTGCTTAGTCAATCGCTATCAGGACAATGGTGAAGTGTGGAAATAGTGAATATATCGTGAATAGTATTTGCCAGATAGTAACagacaacaacaaacaaaGCAGATCGACCAGAACCACAACTTTCTCTCCACAACTTCTATTCTCCCATCCTCCTCTAGAGATATCCCCAATCACTACACGATTCAAAAATGGACAACCAACCGCGATCTGCAGGGATCTGTGCCCACTGTCAGACCCGGCTACCAAAAGATGCAGCGGATGCCGTGGAGCTGCAGAGTACGACAAGGATACCCCAGAGCCTACGTTCTACTGCAGCTCGGCCTGTCCGACACAGCACTTGGGCGAACACAAGGTCAAATGCAAGCAGCTGCAGGCCCGCAAATCTCTTTCAAGGGCTGCCACACTCCTTCAAGCAATACTGTATCGAATTCGTCTACACGCTCATATATTCCAATTTGCAACTGCCCATATTGACGGATCTAAAGTGACTTTGAACGACATTCAAAACGACAAATCAAAGGCATATCAGCCTCTGAAGGCCGTATGGATGAACATAAAGAGTGGCGACTACCAACGCGTGTTCGATGCAATTGTCATGATGAACGCTTGTGCAGAAGCTGTAATGTTTCTTTATGGATTCATTAGACCCATCCTATCGGGTAGAGGAGTCACCAAGGCCCTGTTTGATTACTCAGAGCTCTACTGACTGTACAGACCTTTGCTCTAGGATCGAGGAGCTTACAGTTAGTGTTCATAACGTGAGGCTTTCGATCGAGAGATCTGATGGCTTTCCACTTATTGAGACTGGAAGCCACATCATCTACCGTGTCGTGCTGAAGAGTGGCGGGATGTGGGCAATGGACCCGTCTGGAGCGCAGTATGGATTCTCAGAATGTCTCTATACATGGAGCGATTTCGAAAAATACAGGACAGGAAAAGTTCATTCTGAGAACAGTCTTGGGTACCACCGTGGAGAGATGAGTCGGTTCAACGGGTATGGCTTGGATGTTTCGGACATGGTACTGTTGAACCTTACCTCGGCCCTCGACGAGAAGATCCCTGCACTTGCGAACGTTTATGGTGGCAAGTTGAAACTGATTCTGCAGGGATCAGATGCCACGTTTCAGAAAGCGAAGAATGAGCTGCCTTGATCAGTTGAGTATCTGTGTCAATCGTTGTTTGGACGAAACTTACGCTCCTGAACGCGTGGCTAAGAGATCCCGCATGGCAAGGAAGACTGATGCTTAAAGATGGATTCTTTGCTCGTGAGTGCAAATAAAGTCCGTATGGGAACTCCTTGTCACCAGCTGCTGTGCCAGTATGAAACGCTGGCAATTCGCTAACCCAAACATGCCTCCTGATAGTGGTTCCAGTCTCGACTAGCCAGAATTATACGGATGAAGAATTCTTATCTGTTTCGGTTGGGATCTTTCACTGCCATACGTTCCGAAGCCAGAGACTGGGATATCATTGAAGACCAGATCAGCTGGACGAGCTTTTTGAATGGACGAATTTGTCTATGCTCAGAAGATACTACTACAATTTAACTTAGTTTTCTAactttcctctttcctgtTTCTTGTTTGTAATGACATATGATTTGGTTTAGCTATGGTACTCGTAGATCGAATACAAAGCAGCTAGATAATAAACCCTAAGATCCTCCACGTGGCTTGAGGCTTATCACGAAATAGGTAGAGGGTTGCTCGCAGATGTTCAGATATCTTTCCCAACTAGATGGGGGTAGTACCTTTCGAGTATCAATTCCCTGCGAGCCCTGTACAACAGGGATTTATGTTACTGTCAAACCTGCGCGAGTACTTTGAGTCATGAAACGTTTcagtattaatttaatctatatattccaCATCACTAGATGTGTGGATGCATGTTATGGTGTATATTGAGGTGGGCTCGGTCCAGAGCTGTCATGACCCTTCCTCGGAGGCAcctcgtcctcctcatcagAGCTCCCCGTAGTGACCCTCGAGGCCAACGAAGCAGCAATACTCGACCGGGTTTCCGAGTGTCGAGAACAATGTCTTTTCTCATCGTTTACAGTAGCACAATCCCTGCCCCGTAGGGAAGACGGCCCAGCGTCCAATTCAGCTATGCCAGACCCCGGCAGTTCATATATAGCACAGGGAGAGTCTGAAGGCAATTCAGGCTGGCGTTCCCGACTACCATCAAGCTCTCCTGGTCTGCTACAAGACGCAAAATCCGAATTACTTAAGGTATCTGAGAGTTGGACACCTTTCTCGGACTTCACAGCCCGCCGCTTCCTGATGAATATGTATGCGGCTGCGATAATCAGAATGGCACCTGTCCCGGTACCAACTCCGATTCCTGCTtttgctgctgttgataAACCTGACTTCTCGTCAAGTAAATCTCCAAATGCTTTGTTCAAGTAGGAGTCGATGGTGACTATATCCGTATCGGACGCGATTATGTTGGGCCCGAATTTAGCTTGATAAAGTGAGAATTGTCCCCTTTCGTAATCAACGGCTAGATATGCTTCTTGGAAGAAAACTCGGCCGATACGTTGTTCATCATTTGTATTAGCTCGTTTGACCGGGAGGTAGGGAAGTGGGGTATCGGAGTGATTGGAAGGTAGACCTGGATATGAATAGGTGAGGGAGTGATCGAAGGCCTGGAATGGGATTGTTATATTGACGCTTTGAGAAGAGTCGGGGAGGTCCGAGATTGAAAGTGTGATTGATATGTTCATGGCAAGGAGTCTTTCACGCAGTGATGTATCATTACCGTAGGTATAAAAGTCTAAGCTATCATCGTAGGTGAGGTTGAAAGCCTCACCAAAGGTATCAAAGGCGTCACTGGGTAACCAGAGGTAACTCGTTGAGGAGTCGAGGGTGAAATATGTGCCACCCCCTGGCTTCAAGGGAATTATATGGTCGTCTATATGGATTTTATCGTCGGGCTCGGTTCCAGAAGAGATTGATATGGTATTAAGTGACACGACAGGGGCGGCGTTTCTGCTGAGATGGAATTTCGCGCTGTTGTTGTAGAAGCGAGCCCGATCCACACCCCCAATGGTGAGAGATGCCGGTGCACCCTTCAGCCCTGTGCACTAATATCAGCGATG carries:
- a CDS encoding aspartic peptidase domain-containing protein, coding for MKSFLGIALLVGLPFCLAETEPESDPASVEVDVDWYGNDGTWSAVNIWVGSKLKTVSLFPSTVDTKTWIIGGSGCENSSVADCSKKRGGLFNTSESTTWRRQGSHPGSRDPSIEAYSGNDTIYVDYRPVTEQTIGIINNTDTWVGLLGLGISQSGHNDYFSLNVMETAYINDSFAPSGSYGYTAGAYYRLKGAPASLTIGGVDRARFYNNSAKFHLSRNAAPVVSLNTISISSGTEPDDKIHIDDHIIPLKPGGGTYFTLDSSTSYLWLPSDAFDTFGEAFNLTYDDSLDFYTYGNDTSLRERLLAMNISITLSISDLPDSSQSVNITIPFQAFDHSLTYSYPGLPSNHSDTPLPYLPVKRANTNDEQRIGRVFFQEAYLAVDYERGQFSLYQAKFGPNIIASDTDIVTIDSYLNKAFGDLLDEKSGLSTAAKAGIGVGTGTGAILIIAAAYIFIRKRRAVKSEKGVQLSDTLSNSDFASCSRPGELDGSRERQPELPSDSPCAIYELPGSGIAELDAGPSSLRGRDCATVNDEKRHCSRHSETRSSIAASLASRVTTGSSDEEDEVPPRKGHDSSGPSPPQYTP